The following proteins come from a genomic window of Sesamum indicum cultivar Zhongzhi No. 13 linkage group LG10, S_indicum_v1.0, whole genome shotgun sequence:
- the LOC105172913 gene encoding cysteine protease RD19A-like, whose amino-acid sequence MASRFALLFLFLSSFLVATSFRYSFAAEDVAGNDDLLIRQVVDHGDGGGAVDENSLVNADHHFTIFKRKFGKVYATQEEHDYRFSVFKANLRRARRHQKLDPAAVHGVTQFSDLTPREFRRQFLGLNRRLRLPSDAHKAPILPTNDLPMDFDWRDHGAVTPVKNQGSCGSCWSFSTTGALEGANFLATGDLVSLSEQQLVDCDHECDPEEKDSCDSGCSGGLMNSAFEYTLKSGGLMREEDYPYTGTDRGACKFDKNKIAAKVANFSVVSLDEDQIAANLVKNGPLAVAINAVFMQTYIGGVSCPFICSKRLDHGVLLVGYGAASYAPIRLKEKPYWIIKNSWGENWGENGYYKICRGHNVCGVDSMVSTVAAVSTSQ is encoded by the exons ATGGCTTCACGTTTTGccctcctcttcctcttcctctccTCCTTCCTCGTTGCGACGTCGTTCCGGTATTCCTTCGCTGCCGAAGACGTCGCCGGGAACGACGATCTTCTAATCCGTCAAGTTGTTGACCACGGCGACGGCGGTGGCGCAGTCGACGAGAACTCGTTAGTAAACGCCGATCATCACTTCACTATCTTCAAGAGGAAGTTCGGGAAGGTGTATGCTACGCAGGAGGAGCATGACTATAGATTCTCTGTATTCAAGGCTAACCTACGCCGAGCGAGACGACACCAGAAGCTGGATCCGGCCGCCGTCCATGGCGTCACGCAGTTCTCCGATCTCACGCCGCGAGAGTTCCGCCGCCAATTCCTCGGCCTCAATCGGAGGCTACGCCTTCCTTCCGACGCTCATAAGGCGCCGATTTTGCCAACAAATGATCTGCCGATGGATTTCGATTGGAGAGATCATGGTGCGGTCACGCCGGTGAAGAATCAG GGTTCTTGTGGATCATGCTGGTCGTTCAGCACAACAGGCGCATTGGAGGGTGCCAACTTTCTGGCAACAGGGGATCTGGTGAGCCTCAGCGAACAACAGCTTGTGGATTGTGATCATGAG TGTGATCCAGAAGAAAAAGATTCATGTGATTCAGGCTGCAGTGGTGGACTGATGAATAGTGCTTTTGAATACACGCTTAAATCTGGTGGACTCATGCGAGAAGAAGATTATCCATACACCGGCACCGACCGTGGGGCTTGCAAATTTGACAAGAACAAGATTGCTGCAAAGGTAGCTAACTTCAGTGTTGTCTCCCTTGACGAGGATCAGATTGCAGCAAATCTTGTCAAGAATGGCCCTCTTGCTG TGGCTATCAATGCAGTTTTCATGCAGACGTACATTGGAGGTGTTTCATGCCCATTCATATGCTCGAAGCGGTTGGATCATGGTGTCTTATTGGTCGGTTATGGTGCGGCTTCCTATGCTCCCATTAGATTAAAGGAGAAGCCGTACTGGATTATCAAGAACTCTTGGGGAGAAAACTGGGGGGAAAATGGGTACTATAAAATCTGCCGGGGCCACAATGTTTGTGGAGTGGACTCCATGGTTTCAACTGTTGCAGCTGTTAGCACCTCACAGTAG
- the LOC105172912 gene encoding E3 ubiquitin-protein ligase RNF144B-like isoform X2: MGNTLQAPPQVLPPQQPQQHQKIAGGEENQEFTCEICIEPTSNADKKFTNTNRCSHPFCTDCMIKYIRVKLEDDNVGHIKCPAFNCDHTLDPLACASLVGPSLFVRWCDVLCEAAIVGFDKCYCPHRNCNALIVNECGGNVKKSNCPNCRRWFCFQCKRVWHAGFGCDESGELRDRNDMAFGRLVEQKKWMRCPRCRHFVELLEGCQIVKCSADVGSVSATSAGSRFISTGADATLPLCAANGASGFV, encoded by the exons ATGGGGAACACTCTGCAAGCACCTCCCCAAGTCCTACCACCCCAACAACCACAGCAACATCAAAAAATCGCGGGCggagaagaaaatcaagaattcacCTGTGAAATCTGCATCGAGCCCACTTCAAATGCAGACAAGAAATTCACAAACACCAACAGATGCTCCCACCCCTTCTGCACCGACTGCATGATCAAGTACATCCGCGTCAAGCTCGAAGACGACAACGTGGGCCACATCAAATGCCCCGCTTTCAACTGTGATCACACCCTCGACCCGCTCGCTTGCGCTTCGCTAGTTGGCCCGTCGCTCTTCGTGCGGTGGTGTGATGTGCTGTGTGAAGCTGCGATTGTGGGTTTCGATAAATGCTACTGCCCGCACAGGAATTGCAACGCGCTGATCGTGAATGAGTGTGGGGGGAATGTGAAGAAGTCGAATTGCCCGAATTGTAGAAGATGGTTTTGTTTTCAGTGTAAGAGGGTTTGGCACGCGGGGTTTGGGTGTGACGAGAGTGGGGAATTGAGGGATAGGAATGACATGGCGTTTGGAAGGCTGGTTGAGCAGAAGAAGTGGATGAGGTGTCCGCGGTGTAGACATTTCGTCGAACTGTTGGAAGGCTGTCAAATTGTGAAATGCAG TGCAGATGTGGGATCAGTTTCTGCTACAAGTGCGGGAAGCAGGTTCATCAGCACTGGTGCCGATGCGACACTACCTCTGTGTGCTGCGAATGGTGCTTCAGGATTTGTATAG
- the LOC105172914 gene encoding V-type proton ATPase subunit a3 — MGERGRGGCCPPMDLMRSEPMQLVQLILPVESAHLAVSYLGDLGLIQIKDLNAEKSPFQRTYAIQIKRCGEMSRKLRFFRDQMSKAGLAPTTRSLPQDVLNLDDLEVKLGDLDAELVEINANGEKLQRSYNELMEYKLVLQKAGEFFNSALSSAEARQREYASHQSGEESLETPLLSELETANDLSKHVKLGFIAGLVTREKSMAFERILFRATRGNVFLKQAVVDEPVIDPVSGEKVEKNVFVVFFSGERAKNKILKICEAFGANRYSFSEDVSKKTQMITEVSGRLSELKSTIDAGAVHRGNLLQTIGEQFEQWNLLVRKEKAIYHTLNMLSIDVTKKCLVAEGWSPVFATKQIQEALHRATHDSKSQVDAIFQVLYTREMPPTYFRTNKFNSAFQEIVDAYGVAKYQEANPGVFTIVTFPFLFAVMFGDWGHGICLLLATLYFIVREKKLSSQKLGDIMEMTFGGRYVIMLMAIFSIYTGFIYNEFFSVPFELFASSAYACRDPSCRDSTTVGLIKVRDTYPFGVDPAWHGTRSELPFLNSLKMKMSILLGVAQMNLGIIMSFFNALFFKNSLNVWFQFIPQIIFLNSLFGYLSVLIIIKWCTGSQADLYHVMIYMFLSPTDELGENQLFPGQKTAQLVLLLLALVSVPWMLLPKPFLLKLQHSRQQGDSYAPLPDAEESLRSAANHDSHSHEEFEFSEVFVHQLIHTIEFVLGAVSNTASYLRLWALSLAHSELSVVFYEKVLLLAWGYNNVVILIVGIIVFICATVGVLLVMETLSAFLHALRLHWVEFQNKFYEGDGYKFYPFSLALLDHEEE; from the exons ATTAAAAGATGTGGAGAAATGTCACggaaattaagattttttcgGGACCAAATGTCAAAGGCAGGGTTGGCACCCACAACAAGATCTCTACCACAAGATGTGCTCAATTTAGATGACCTTGAG GTTAAACTTGGAGACCTTGACGCTGAGTTAGTCGAAATAAACGCAAATGGTGAAAAGTTACAGCGTTCCTATAATGAACTAATGGAATACAAGCTTGTTCTGCAAAAG GCTGGAGAATTTTTTAACTCTGCGCTGAGCAGTGCTGAGGCCCGTCAAAGAGAATACGCATCACATCAAAGTGGTGAAGAGTCCTTGGAAACCCCACTGTTGTCAGAGCTG GAAACGGCAAACGATTTATCCAAGCACGTTAAGCTGGGATTTATTGCGGGACTTGTTACGAGAGAAAAGTCGATGGCCTTTGAGAGGATTTTATTCCGAGCTACCAGGGGTAATGTGTTTCTTAAGCAGGCTGTAGTTGATGAGCCGGTCATTGATCCTGTATCAGGAGAGAAG GttgaaaaaaatgtgtttgtaGTCTTCTTCTCTGGAGAGAGGGCTAAAAACAAAATCCTCAAAATATGTGAAGCTTTTGGAGCAAATCGATATTCTTTCAGTGAGGACGTATCGAAGAAAACTCAAATGATTACTGAG GTCTCTGGGAGACTCTCAGAGTTAAAGTCAACAATAGATGCAGGAGCAGTTCATCGCGGGAACTTATTACAAACTATTGGAGAACAATTTGAGCAGTGGAACCTTTTG GTGAGGAAGGAGAAAGCCATTTACCACACTCTGAATATGCTCAGCATAGATGTAACAAAGAAATGTCTTGTGGCAGAAGGGTGGAGTCCTGTTTTTGCAACAAAACAG ATTCAGGAGGCATTGCATAGAGCCACACATGACTCCAAGTCTCAGGTTGACGCTATTTTCCAAGTCTTGTATACACGTGAGATGCCGCCAACATATTTTCGGACAAACAAGTTCAATTCAGCTTTCCAAGAGATTGTTGATGCTTATGG AGTGGCCAAGTATCAGGAAGCAAATCCTGGTGTATTCACTATTGTCACATTCCCATTCCTTTTCGCTGTCATGTTTGGAGACTGGGGACATGGCATATGCCTTCTACTTGCCACATTATACTTTATTGTCAGAGAAAAAAAACTCTCTAGTCAG AAACTTGGAGACATCATGGAAATGACATTTGGTGGGCGTTATGTAATCATGTTGATggcaatattttcaatttacacGGGGTTTATCTATAATGAGTTTTTCTCGGTGCCATTTGAATTATTTGCTTCTTCAGCATATGCATGTCGTGATCCATCTTGCAG GGATTCTACTACTGTGGGCTTGATCAAGGTCCGAGACACTTACCCATTTGGAGTGGATCCTGCATGGCATGGGACACGTAGTGAGCTGCCATTCCTTAATtcactaaaaatgaaaatgtcaaTCCTACTTGGAGTTGCCCAAATGAACCTGGGAATAATAATGAGCTTTTTTAATGCTCTATTCTTCAAAAATAGCCTAAATGTATG GTTCCAATTTATTCCCCAGATTATATTCTTGAACAGTCTGTTTGGATACCTTTCTGTCCTTATCATCATTAAATGGTGCACCGGATCCCAAGCTGACCTTTATCATGTGATGATCTACATGTTTCTGAGTCCTACTGATGAGCTTGGTGAGAACCAGCTTTTCCCTGGTCAGAAGACAGCTCAG CTTGTGCTGTTACTTTTGGCTCTTGTCTCTGTCCCATGGATGCTGCTTCCGAAGCCTTTCCTTTTGAAGCTGCAACACAGT AGGCAGCAGGGGGATTCATATGCACCCCTTCCAGATGCAGAAGAGTCTTTGCGATCAGCAGCAAATCACGATTCCCATAGTCACGAGGAGTTTGAGTTCAGTGAAGTGTTTGTACATCAGCTCATACATACAATAGAATTTGTGCTTGGGGCAGTTTCAAATACAGCTTCTTATCTTCGTTTATGGGCTCTCAG CCTTGCCCACTCTGAGCTGTCAGTTGTGTTCTATGAGAAGGTTCTTCTTCTGGCATGGGG GTACAATAATGTAGTTATCCTTATTGTTGGCATCATCGTCTTCATTTGTGCAACCGTTGGAGTATTGTTAGTGATGGAAACACTCAGCGCCTTCTTGCATGCGTTAAGACTTCACTGGGtggaatttcaaaataagtttTACGAGGGAGATGGATACAAGTTTTATCCATTCTCATTGGCTTTGCTCGACCATGAAGAAGAATGA
- the LOC105172912 gene encoding E3 ubiquitin-protein ligase RNF144B-like isoform X1: MGNTLQAPPQVLPPQQPQQHQKIAGGEENQEFTCEICIEPTSNADKKFTNTNRCSHPFCTDCMIKYIRVKLEDDNVGHIKCPAFNCDHTLDPLACASLVGPSLFVRWCDVLCEAAIVGFDKCYCPHRNCNALIVNECGGNVKKSNCPNCRRWFCFQCKRVWHAGFGCDESGELRDRNDMAFGRLVEQKKWMRCPRCRHFVELLEGCQIVKCRCGISFCYKCGKQVHQHWCRCDTTSVCCEWCFRICIVLIFLTFALFFLAWETARRRRIT, translated from the exons ATGGGGAACACTCTGCAAGCACCTCCCCAAGTCCTACCACCCCAACAACCACAGCAACATCAAAAAATCGCGGGCggagaagaaaatcaagaattcacCTGTGAAATCTGCATCGAGCCCACTTCAAATGCAGACAAGAAATTCACAAACACCAACAGATGCTCCCACCCCTTCTGCACCGACTGCATGATCAAGTACATCCGCGTCAAGCTCGAAGACGACAACGTGGGCCACATCAAATGCCCCGCTTTCAACTGTGATCACACCCTCGACCCGCTCGCTTGCGCTTCGCTAGTTGGCCCGTCGCTCTTCGTGCGGTGGTGTGATGTGCTGTGTGAAGCTGCGATTGTGGGTTTCGATAAATGCTACTGCCCGCACAGGAATTGCAACGCGCTGATCGTGAATGAGTGTGGGGGGAATGTGAAGAAGTCGAATTGCCCGAATTGTAGAAGATGGTTTTGTTTTCAGTGTAAGAGGGTTTGGCACGCGGGGTTTGGGTGTGACGAGAGTGGGGAATTGAGGGATAGGAATGACATGGCGTTTGGAAGGCTGGTTGAGCAGAAGAAGTGGATGAGGTGTCCGCGGTGTAGACATTTCGTCGAACTGTTGGAAGGCTGTCAAATTGTGAAATGCAG ATGTGGGATCAGTTTCTGCTACAAGTGCGGGAAGCAGGTTCATCAGCACTGGTGCCGATGCGACACTACCTCTGTGTGCTGCGAATGGTGCTTCAGGATTTGTATAGTTCTTATCTTCCTAACTTTTGCGCTTTTTTTCTTGGCTTGGGAGACGGCAAGGCGCAGACGGATTACTTAA